The proteins below are encoded in one region of Vespa velutina chromosome 11, iVesVel2.1, whole genome shotgun sequence:
- the LOC124953180 gene encoding uncharacterized protein LOC124953180, which yields MNMKAIKTMDMTLPFALKQEHEVNEDEIDDDDSLNELDKILSMPLPSITGNNYLLPSTPNHEFLRLTAMVRAVYFSYLHKCLLSNYIVCYKQKNQETFNCDLKKCADQMELNAVRSSLEASLYRQHMLKMISDIKSHTSQKKVYKQLVMLLETPSNKVDVGVQTNNLCLKNNLCDQHKSNTTQDACITSNYEELFNVKEILSMDNKVPCIEESNVSLMQDNASVKTLLLKEEDTDKLIFDEQSQETTIFTQTVSTGSSIQQPIECVQNDDENSQDSLLQHMEDMFCESDDSSDLTTLIEKHSGVSKASVDKEISKMSLESDNNTLTSNFKKHIEESNNIPKSNVKMSNTVQGKFSFSYYKEMKNRAEKPMEINKEETIECKQETSESKQKKKTDGIWFVERVHQVSKLKTKMTELSLTNYRKHGKIKEKFIELFGESEEEEMMPDSPICIEEHLTACKERIAPWIVKYLMPFYKKRRIKDRQLFKAVAKHIADMLIIENTFPEENCVNKYIDNYFRNRKFIRTSQDIYM from the exons atgaatatGAAAGCAATAAAAACGATGGATATGACATTGCCATTTGCATTGAAGCAAGAACATGAGGTTAACGAAGATGAAATTGACGATGATGATAGTTTGAATGAACTCGATAAGATCTTGTCTATGCCACTACCATCAATTACTGGAAATAATTATCTCTTACCTTCTACTCCTAATCATGAATTCTTACGACTTACTGCAATG GTACGTGCAGTATACTTCTCGTATCTTCACAAATGTTTACTTAGTAATTACATAGTATgttacaaacaaaaaaatcaagagACTTTTAATTGTGATTTAAAAAAGTGCGCGGATCAAATGGAACTGAATGCTGTACGATCTTCTTTAGAAGCTTCATTGTATAGACAACATATGCTTAAAATG atttcaGATATTAAATCGCACACCTCtcaaaaaaaagtatataaacagTTAGTTATGCTTTTAGAGACACCGTCAAATAAAGTTGACGTAGGTGTACAAACTAATAACCtctgtttaaaaaataatctctgTGATCAACATAAAAGTAATACTACACAAGACGCTTGCATTACGTCTAATTatgaagaattatttaatgtaaaagaaatattatctatgGACAATAAAGTCCCTTGTATAGAAGAATCAAATGTTTCATTGATGCAAGACAATGCAAGTGTTAAAactcttttattaaaagaagaggATACAGACAAATTGATATTCGATGAACAAAGTCAAGAGACGACAATTTTTACACAAACGGTATCAACAGGTAGTTCTATTCAACAACCAATAGAGTGTGTTCAAAACGATGATGAAAACTCACAAGATTCTCTTTTGCAACACATGGAAGATATGTTTTGTGAGAGTGATGATAGTAGCGATTTAACAACGTTAATCGAAAAACATTCTGGCGTAAGTAAGGCTAGTGTTGATAAAGAAATCAGTAAAATGAGCTTagaaagtgataataatactttaacATCTAATTTCAAAAAACATATAGAAGAGAGTAATAATATTCCAAAGAGTAATGTAAAAATGTCTAATACTGTTCAAGGAAAATTTAGTTTtagttattataaagaaatgaaaaatagagcAGAAAAGCCAATGGAAATTAACAAGGAAGAGACAATAGAGTGTAAACAAGAAACAAGTGAAAgtaaacagaagaagaaaactgaTGGTATTTGGTTCGTCGAAAGGGTACATCAGGtttcgaaattaaaaactaaaatGACAGAATTGTCATTAACGAATTACCGAAAGCatggtaaaataaaagaaaaattcatcgaaTTATTTGGAGAAtctgaggaagaagaaatgatgCCTGATTCACCGATTTGTATAGAAGAACATTTGACTGCTTGCAAAGAAAGGATAGCACCTTGGATTGTTAAATATCTTATGccgttttataaaaaaagacgaaTTAAAGATCGTCAATTATTTAAAGCTGTAGCTAAGCATATTGCTGATATG